The genomic segment GCGCGGCCGGGCGCGCGGCGCGAGAGTCTCGAGGTCTACATCAAGCGTCTCGAGTCGCTCGAGAAGATCGCCAGCGCGTTTCCGGGCGTCGAAAAATCGTATGCGATTCAGGCCGGGCGCGAGGTGCGTATCATGGTGGAGCATGGCCGGGTGGACGACGCCCGCGCTCAGGGGCTGGCCAGCGAGATCGCGCGGCGCATCGAGAAGGAGCTGGAATACCCGGGGCAGATTCGCGTCACCGTGATTCGCGAGACGCGCGCCGTGGACTACGCCAAGTGAGGCAAGCGTGCTGAAACTGCTCTTCATCGCCGACGTGATCGGCTCGCCCGGGCGCGACGTGGTTACCGCACTGTTGCCGGGGCTGCGCGCGCGCCACGGGCTCGACCTGGTGATCTGCAACGCCGAGAACTCGGCGGCCGGCTTCGGGGTCACCCGCGAGACCGCGAAGGAGCTGTTCAGCGCCGGCGTTGACGCGCTGACCGGCGGCAATCACCTGTGGGACAAGCGCGACTCGATGGACTACATCGCCGGAGAAACGCGGCTGGTACGCCCGGCCAATCTCCCGGACGGCACTCCCGGGCAGGGCTGGCGGGTGTTCCAGGGCCTGGACGGCACCTCGATCGGCGTGGTCAATCTGCTCGGGCGCGTCTACATGAAGGAGGCCGACAGCCCCTTCACCGCGGCCGATCGCGCGGTGGCGGCGCTGCGCGAGCAGGGCGTGCGCGTGATCCTGGTCGACTTCCACGCCGAGACCACCGCCGAGAAGATCGCGATGGGCTGGCACCTCGACGGCCGCGTGAGCGCGGTGGTGGGCACTCACACGCACGTCGCCACCGCCGATGCGCGCGTGCTCCCGAGGGGCACCGCGTTCCAGTGCGACGCCGGCATGACCGGCGGCTTCGAATCGGTGATCGGCATGGATCGCACCGCCGCGCTCCGGCGCTTCCTGACCGGGCTGCCCGAGCGCCTGGTGCCGGCGGCGGGAGACCCTCGACTCAACGCCGTGTTGCTCGAGGTGGACGCTTCGACCGGCCGCGCCGCCTCGATCCGCTGGATCGAGCTGCTGCACGAGAGCGGGGCGGCGGCGCACGCCGGGTCGGGCGCGGCGCGAGCCCTGTCCGGAGATCAGGCGGCGTCTGCGGTGCGCGCGCGGGCGCGGGTCGGTGTTCAGCGCCTGCGCGAGCAGGGCGTCATCCCGCGCCTCGCGCTGGTCTCGGTGGGGGAGGATCCCGCGTCTCGCATCTATCTCGCGAGGAAATCGGACGCCTGCGCCGAGGTCGGCATCGACGTGCGGCGCGTCGAGCTCCCGGCCGGCACCCCGACTTCCGCGGTGGTCGAGCGCGTGCGCGCCCTCGGCGACGATTCCAGCGTTCACGGCATTCTGGTGCAGCTTCCGCTGCCCCCTCCGGCCGAGCCGCAGGCGGTGCTCGAGGCGATCCCGCCGGTGAAGGACGTGGACGGATTCCATCCGCTCAACGCGGGCCGGCTGGCGCAGGGCCTCGAGGCCATGGCGCCGGCGACGCCGCTCGGCATCCTCGAGCTGCTGCGCCACCATCAGATTCCACTCGCGGGCCGGCACGCCGTGGTGCTCGGGCGCAGCAACGTGGTGGGTCGCCCGCTGGCGACGCTGCTTTCGCAGAAGGGCGTGGACATGACGGTGACGCTCGGCCACAGCGCCAGCGGCCCCGCGCTGAAAACGCTCGCCCGCGAAGCCGATCTGCTGGTGGCGGCGATGGGCCGGCCCGAAGCCGTGACCTCCGCATGGGTGAAGCCGGGCGCGACGGTGGTGGACGTCGGCATCCATCGCGTTCCCGATCCGTCGCGCAAGTCGGGGCACCGCCTCACCGGCGACGTCGAGTTCGAGACGGTCTCGCGAGTGGCCGGCGCGCTGACCCCGGTTCCGGGCGGCGTGGGACCCATGACCGTGGCGATGGTCGTGGCCAACACGCTGCTGGCCGCCGAGCGGCAAGCCGCGCGCGCCGGGGCCGCCGCGCGCGGTTGAGCGACTCGGAGTCCGCATGACGGTGTCGGCCGAACGCGAATCGATTCTGGGCGTCGCCGCCCTCACCCGTCTCATCAAGGAGACGCTCGGCGAAGCCTTCCCGGCGGTGTGGGTGCGGGGCGAGATCTCGGGCTTCAAGCGCGCCGAGAGCGGCCACCTCTATTTCGCGATGAAAGAGGGGAAGGAGGCGCTGCTCAACTGCGTCATGTGGCGCGGCAGCGCGGGGCGGCTCGGCTTCGAGCCGCGCGACGGCACCGAAGTCGAAGCGTTCGGGGCGATCAGCGTCTACGAACCGCGCGGCGGCTATCAGCTGGTGGTCGAGGAGATGCGCCCGGGGGGTCTGGGCGCATTGCTGCTGGCCCTCGAGGAGCTGAAGCGACGCCTGACCGCCGAAGGCCTGTTCGATCCGGCCCGCAAGCGCCCGCTTCCGCAGTATCCGAAACGCATCGGCCTGGTCACCTCGCCGGTCGGGGCGGCGGTGCGGGACATGGTCAAGGTGCTCCAGGCGCGCTGGCCGGCGATCGAGATCGTGCTGGCGCCGGTTCGCGTGCAGGGGGAGGGCGCGGCGCCCGAGATCGCCGCGGCGATCGAGCGATTCAACCAGCGGGCCGACGTCGATCTGCTGATCGTCGGGCGCGGCGGCGGATCGCTCGAGGATCTGTGGGCGTTCAACGAAGAGGCGGTGGTGCGGGCAATCGCCGGCTCCGCCATCCCGGTGATCTCGGCGGTTGGCCACGAAGTGGACTGGACGCTCGCCGATCTGGCCGCCGACGTGCGCGCCGCGACGCCCTCCAACGCCGCCGAGATCGCGGTGCGCGACCGCGCCGAGGTCTCGCGCCACGTGCGGCAACTGCGCGAGCGCCTGGAGCGCGGCGTCCGGCGAGCGATCGAGGTTCGCCAGCAGAAGCTTGCCGCGCTCACCGGCAAGTACGGCTTTCGCCGCCATCGCGATCTGCTCGGGGCCTGGGAGCAGCGTCTCGACGGGCTGCTCGATCGCCTGCGTGCCGCGCTCGCGACCGAGCTCCGCGCGG from the Candidatus Sulfotelmatobacter sp. genome contains:
- the xseA gene encoding exodeoxyribonuclease VII large subunit, giving the protein MTVSAERESILGVAALTRLIKETLGEAFPAVWVRGEISGFKRAESGHLYFAMKEGKEALLNCVMWRGSAGRLGFEPRDGTEVEAFGAISVYEPRGGYQLVVEEMRPGGLGALLLALEELKRRLTAEGLFDPARKRPLPQYPKRIGLVTSPVGAAVRDMVKVLQARWPAIEIVLAPVRVQGEGAAPEIAAAIERFNQRADVDLLIVGRGGGSLEDLWAFNEEAVVRAIAGSAIPVISAVGHEVDWTLADLAADVRAATPSNAAEIAVRDRAEVSRHVRQLRERLERGVRRAIEVRQQKLAALTGKYGFRRHRDLLGAWEQRLDGLLDRLRAALATELRAARDRLSAAIDRYAFRQWRRAIAERREAVLAERDRMHTAMTTLVFQKRKQLEAGMHRLRALSPKRVLERGYCLVRAADGTLVRVAQGLRVGEDLTIEFARGEADARVTEVRAGGTHGA
- a CDS encoding TIGR00282 family metallophosphoesterase, giving the protein MLKLLFIADVIGSPGRDVVTALLPGLRARHGLDLVICNAENSAAGFGVTRETAKELFSAGVDALTGGNHLWDKRDSMDYIAGETRLVRPANLPDGTPGQGWRVFQGLDGTSIGVVNLLGRVYMKEADSPFTAADRAVAALREQGVRVILVDFHAETTAEKIAMGWHLDGRVSAVVGTHTHVATADARVLPRGTAFQCDAGMTGGFESVIGMDRTAALRRFLTGLPERLVPAAGDPRLNAVLLEVDASTGRAASIRWIELLHESGAAAHAGSGAARALSGDQAASAVRARARVGVQRLREQGVIPRLALVSVGEDPASRIYLARKSDACAEVGIDVRRVELPAGTPTSAVVERVRALGDDSSVHGILVQLPLPPPAEPQAVLEAIPPVKDVDGFHPLNAGRLAQGLEAMAPATPLGILELLRHHQIPLAGRHAVVLGRSNVVGRPLATLLSQKGVDMTVTLGHSASGPALKTLAREADLLVAAMGRPEAVTSAWVKPGATVVDVGIHRVPDPSRKSGHRLTGDVEFETVSRVAGALTPVPGGVGPMTVAMVVANTLLAAERQAARAGAAARG